From one Candidatus Methanoplasma termitum genomic stretch:
- a CDS encoding GNAT family N-acetyltransferase, with protein MLRLEIVRACEDDLPEILALQRLAFYDNSIRYGDPNMPPMPQTLDELRAESKGKVFLKAIENGKIVGTIRGHMDGEICRVSKVMVLPDHQNRGIAHKLLDAIEDEFRVRVFELKTGYLDDKNIHLYKKVGYVLTGEKFWETETLCFVRMRKEKNSPP; from the coding sequence GATCTTCCAGAGATACTCGCATTGCAGAGGCTGGCATTCTACGATAACAGCATACGTTACGGTGACCCGAACATGCCTCCGATGCCGCAGACCCTTGACGAATTGCGTGCGGAATCCAAGGGTAAAGTGTTTCTCAAAGCCATTGAGAACGGTAAGATAGTAGGCACCATCAGAGGCCATATGGATGGAGAGATATGCAGAGTAAGTAAGGTTATGGTCCTTCCTGACCACCAGAACCGAGGCATAGCGCATAAACTCCTGGATGCGATCGAGGATGAATTCAGAGTGCGGGTGTTTGAGCTCAAGACCGGATATCTGGACGATAAGAACATCCATCTTTACAAGAAAGTGGGTTACGTTCTCACCGGCGAGAAGTTCTGGGAGACCGAAACGCTTTGCTTCGTCCGTATGAGAAAAGAAAAGAACAGTCCCCCGTGA
- a CDS encoding cupin domain-containing protein: MEKLIKNIDHRTVLPLADQVGYQTGQVVSKTLAQNSRHSLTLFAFDKGEEISAHKSGGDAMVFALDGVGKITIDKKEYILKKGEAIIMPAGIPHAVFAEERFKMMLTVSFPEPNVTTVK, translated from the coding sequence ATGGAAAAACTAATCAAAAATATCGATCACCGCACGGTACTGCCCTTGGCAGACCAGGTCGGGTACCAAACGGGTCAGGTCGTAAGCAAAACGCTGGCGCAGAACAGCCGCCACAGTTTGACATTGTTCGCTTTTGATAAGGGCGAAGAGATCAGCGCCCACAAATCGGGCGGCGACGCCATGGTGTTCGCGCTTGACGGCGTCGGGAAGATCACGATAGACAAAAAAGAATACATCCTCAAAAAAGGCGAAGCGATCATTATGCCTGCCGGGATCCCGCATGCTGTCTTTGCGGAAGAGAGATTCAAAATGATGTTAACGGTATCATTCCCCGAACCCAATGTAACGACGGTAAAATAA
- a CDS encoding transglutaminase-like domain-containing protein, with protein MKFIQESMEIKDYLKADEHIDFTNKSIRQKADELFVSPSDMENIKTAYEFVRDEIRHSRDINSDRVTRCASEVLAHKEGLCLSKSMLLAALLRCSGIPAGLCYQRLVAGSSPRAGYFVHGLNAVFLSDEERWIRLDARGNKQNVNAQFSTENEMIAYTVRIGYGEMDFPMIYAKPPLSVIEALDKCKNPMEYSFDSIDL; from the coding sequence ATGAAATTCATACAAGAAAGCATGGAGATAAAAGATTACCTTAAGGCAGACGAACACATCGATTTCACAAATAAGTCGATACGGCAAAAGGCAGATGAACTGTTCGTTTCACCTTCGGATATGGAGAACATCAAAACAGCGTACGAGTTCGTGCGCGATGAGATACGACACTCAAGAGACATAAACAGCGACAGGGTAACGAGGTGCGCCTCCGAGGTGCTGGCTCATAAAGAAGGGCTATGTCTTTCAAAATCAATGCTTCTGGCCGCTTTGTTAAGGTGTAGCGGTATACCTGCCGGCCTTTGCTACCAAAGATTGGTCGCAGGCAGCAGCCCCAGAGCAGGATACTTCGTTCACGGATTGAATGCGGTATTTCTCTCAGATGAGGAGAGATGGATACGTTTGGATGCCAGAGGGAATAAGCAAAATGTAAATGCCCAATTCTCCACAGAGAATGAAATGATCGCCTATACCGTTCGGATCGGATACGGAGAGATGGATTTCCCGATGATATATGCAAAGCCGCCTTTGTCTGTGATCGAAGCGCTGGATAAATGCAAGAACCCGATGGAATACAGCTTTGACAGCATCGATCTGTGA
- a CDS encoding ComEC/Rec2 family competence protein codes for MKKKSASVAVVLVLALVGGGAVLATDVLPNETDSPESADNTDPGHLDPGDTDPGTTVIDGNGMSIHFLELGTKYTGDCVFIDYGDIDILIDAGSKTASSPTIINYIRPYIQDNKIEYVIATHAHEDHISGFYSTKTTTGVLDAFEIGTIIDYPRSDNSTLTSAGNLTVRGNYETTRDKLVAEDGTAHYTALQCYNNEDGAQRVYELGPGVTMEVLYQPFYEKKATTENNYSVCIMITENGKQYLFTGDLEKAGEDAMVDFYKNDRGGLGHCVLYKGGHHGSSTSSNIKLLDAITPDYVIICTCAGSPEYSSTKSNQFPTQEFINRIASYTDKVYITTLMVDFSKGVYESFNGNVIFSVKDGEPTVTCSGSDKVLKDTDWFKENRAAPAAWT; via the coding sequence ATGAAGAAGAAATCTGCGTCTGTCGCTGTTGTTCTGGTGCTCGCTCTGGTAGGGGGCGGTGCCGTATTGGCCACAGATGTTTTGCCTAACGAAACAGATAGCCCCGAGTCGGCAGATAACACTGACCCGGGACACTTGGATCCCGGCGACACGGATCCGGGTACAACAGTGATCGATGGCAACGGCATGAGCATCCATTTCTTAGAGTTGGGCACCAAATATACGGGAGATTGCGTCTTTATTGATTATGGGGACATCGATATCCTGATCGACGCAGGTTCGAAGACCGCTTCATCACCCACGATCATCAATTACATTAGACCTTATATACAAGACAACAAAATAGAATACGTTATCGCGACCCATGCACATGAAGACCATATTTCTGGATTCTACAGCACAAAAACCACAACAGGGGTCCTCGACGCTTTTGAAATAGGGACAATAATCGATTATCCCCGTTCGGATAACAGTACTCTCACCTCTGCCGGCAATCTTACCGTCCGCGGCAACTATGAGACTACAAGAGATAAACTGGTCGCAGAGGATGGCACCGCTCACTATACTGCACTGCAATGTTACAACAACGAGGACGGTGCACAGCGTGTATACGAGTTGGGTCCCGGTGTGACAATGGAGGTCTTATACCAACCATTCTATGAGAAAAAAGCAACCACCGAAAATAATTATTCTGTTTGCATAATGATCACAGAAAACGGTAAACAATACCTATTCACGGGCGATCTTGAAAAGGCGGGCGAAGATGCGATGGTGGACTTCTATAAAAACGACCGCGGCGGCCTGGGTCATTGCGTACTTTACAAAGGGGGACATCACGGCTCGTCGACATCTTCCAACATAAAGTTGTTGGATGCTATCACTCCCGATTATGTCATAATCTGTACTTGTGCCGGCTCACCTGAATATTCCTCTACCAAGTCAAATCAGTTCCCAACACAGGAATTCATCAATAGGATCGCATCGTATACGGATAAAGTCTACATCACAACGCTTATGGTGGATTTCAGCAAAGGCGTCTATGAGTCGTTCAACGGCAATGTCATCTTTTCGGTCAAGGACGGGGAGCCGACAGTTACGTGCAGCGGCAGCGACAAAGTGCTGAAAGATACGGATTGGTTCAAAGAGAACAGGGCGGCCCCTGCGGCCTGGACCTGA
- a CDS encoding zinc ribbon domain-containing protein produces MLQAFTRNYQDNSTDAGFQFTFYCDVCNDGYKSSFIESETYKKKKASRLFGQSASVIGSAIGGAVGRAGNTASQSSNVLSERFENKTPEWHKEHENAFVKAQNEAKEHFHRCPSCNQYSCDQCWNEDATLCTKCAPRTEVYVAKVHADATRRNIDEAGKDAKVWEGKIESKTTMCPTCGKPAGSGKFCNNCGANLELKTCPKCGAKNAQSVRFCNNCGENLQQTSAPAGKCSACGQANPPGTKFCGGCGNKLS; encoded by the coding sequence ATGCTTCAAGCATTCACAAGAAATTATCAAGACAACAGTACGGATGCGGGATTCCAGTTCACGTTCTATTGCGACGTATGCAATGACGGCTATAAATCCAGTTTCATTGAGTCAGAGACATATAAGAAAAAGAAGGCAAGCCGCCTATTTGGGCAGAGTGCCAGCGTTATAGGGAGCGCCATTGGCGGTGCAGTGGGCAGGGCCGGCAACACCGCCAGTCAGAGTTCAAATGTTTTGTCCGAACGCTTCGAGAATAAAACCCCAGAATGGCACAAAGAGCATGAGAATGCGTTCGTAAAGGCGCAGAACGAGGCAAAAGAACACTTCCACCGCTGCCCCAGCTGCAATCAATATTCATGCGACCAATGCTGGAATGAGGACGCAACGCTTTGTACGAAATGCGCCCCAAGGACTGAAGTATATGTAGCTAAGGTGCACGCCGACGCCACAAGGCGCAACATCGACGAAGCGGGCAAGGATGCAAAGGTCTGGGAAGGGAAGATCGAGAGCAAGACCACCATGTGCCCAACATGTGGCAAACCTGCGGGATCCGGCAAGTTCTGCAACAACTGCGGAGCAAATTTGGAACTGAAAACATGTCCGAAATGCGGTGCCAAGAATGCACAGTCCGTCCGTTTCTGCAACAACTGCGGCGAGAACCTTCAGCAGACGTCAGCCCCAGCGGGAAAATGCTCGGCCTGCGGACAAGCGAATCCTCCCGGAACAAAGTTCTGCGGCGGATGCGGGAATAAACTGAGCTGA
- a CDS encoding double zinc ribbon domain-containing protein, whose product MATYKQPCIRCGEMIERDGHYCPKCGSRSPFGYHCPTCLKPIVRGDAICSGCGRALTVKCPFCSGSLFAGDEKCGSCGKSILIKCENKRCGELQFFENTKCTVCGKKIKKKEFV is encoded by the coding sequence ATGGCAACATATAAACAACCATGTATCCGCTGCGGCGAGATGATAGAGAGAGACGGCCACTACTGCCCCAAATGCGGCAGCAGGAGTCCGTTCGGATATCACTGCCCGACATGTCTGAAACCGATTGTAAGAGGCGATGCGATATGTTCGGGATGCGGCAGGGCACTGACAGTAAAATGTCCGTTCTGCAGCGGAAGCCTGTTCGCAGGCGATGAGAAATGCGGCAGTTGCGGCAAATCGATTTTGATAAAGTGCGAGAACAAACGCTGCGGGGAGTTGCAGTTCTTCGAGAACACAAAATGCACTGTATGCGGAAAGAAGATCAAAAAGAAGGAATTCGTTTAA
- a CDS encoding GNAT family N-acetyltransferase, with protein MPAGSTDAIKVKEAEKADFEKIFPLLEQLWPDRKLNYDALGQIYKNELANDKAIMLCAWSGSDIVGYLAGNTNENFYHVGKYIHLHVLIVDGTKRGTHVGTRLLDEVIEYAKKNGCNSVELDSNFHRLAAHEFYEHYGFHKRAFTFTIDV; from the coding sequence ATGCCCGCAGGGAGCACCGATGCGATAAAGGTGAAGGAAGCCGAGAAAGCGGATTTTGAGAAGATCTTCCCGCTTCTGGAACAGCTTTGGCCGGATAGGAAATTAAACTACGATGCGCTTGGGCAGATATACAAAAACGAACTCGCCAACGATAAAGCGATCATGCTTTGTGCATGGTCAGGCTCGGACATCGTCGGATATCTGGCGGGAAACACGAACGAGAATTTCTACCACGTGGGGAAATACATTCACTTACACGTCCTCATTGTGGACGGGACAAAAAGAGGTACGCACGTCGGCACTCGTCTTTTAGATGAGGTCATTGAATATGCAAAGAAGAACGGCTGTAATTCGGTCGAGCTCGACTCGAACTTCCACAGACTCGCGGCGCACGAGTTCTATGAGCACTATGGCTTCCACAAGCGCGCCTTCACCTTTACGATAGATGTCTGA
- the mgtA gene encoding magnesium-translocating P-type ATPase has product MLGRKTIAKTATQAGSNKNLLSAAHKTPDDVLSEYGNTFDGFTEESVEASRDKYGRNVITKAKRTSVPVQLFGAFVSPFTMVLIVLAVISFVTERDIPTVSIITVMVVLSGTLRFIQEGRSNKAADKLSEMVETTIATYRGSSEYHEIPIDELVVGDVIRLVAGDMIPADVRILKARDLFVSQSSMTGESEPVEKFSKISEKLSKNPLDYDNLAFMGTTVVSGSAIAIVCSVGDSTIFGGIAKKLVAKKEPTSFEKGVSSVSWVFIRFMLVMVPIVLFINGFTKGDWTQALMFALSVAIGLTPEMLPLIVSTNLAKGAVSMSKKDVIVKDLNSIQNFGAMDILCTDKTGTLTYDKIILELHLNINGDEDLRVLRHAYLNSYYQTGLKTQMDIAIIERAIAENLSNVFEKYKKVDEIPFDFNRRRMSVVVSDGKGKTQLITKGAIEEMLMICSDAEYKGVLEPMTNSLKEEIMKKVNGYNRGGMRVLGLAHKNNPPSAGTFNSDDETGMTLIGYLAFLDPPKKSAAEAIRSLNEYGVGVKVLTGDNDAVTKCICQHIGILSETVTLGSDIENMDDKTLSEVVERSDVFAKLSPDQKSRIVTTLRKNGHTVGFMGDGINDATAMKAADVGISVDTAVDIAKESANIILLKKDLMVLEKGVIEGRIIYANTIKYIKMTASSNFGNMFSVLVASVFLPFLPMLAIQILMLNLIYDISCIVIPWDNVDKEYLKVPRKWDASSISRFMLWIGPTSSVFDITTYILLFFVVCPAAIGGAYGAIGAEQQAAFAVLFTTGWFVESLWTQMFVVHMIRTPKIPFLQSRASLPLLLGTTIGITVGTVIPYTAVGDALNMSPLPGMFYPLLLLTILGYMILVTIVKRQFVRRYSELL; this is encoded by the coding sequence ATGCTGGGGAGGAAAACTATTGCCAAGACCGCTACGCAAGCGGGATCAAACAAGAATCTCCTCTCTGCGGCGCATAAGACCCCAGACGATGTTCTGAGCGAGTACGGAAACACTTTTGACGGATTCACGGAAGAATCGGTAGAGGCCTCGCGCGACAAGTACGGAAGGAACGTGATTACAAAGGCAAAAAGGACCTCCGTACCCGTGCAGTTGTTCGGGGCGTTCGTCAGCCCATTCACAATGGTCCTCATCGTCCTTGCGGTGATATCTTTCGTTACGGAACGGGACATCCCGACCGTCTCCATTATAACCGTCATGGTCGTGTTAAGCGGAACGCTCAGGTTCATCCAGGAGGGCAGGAGCAACAAGGCCGCCGACAAACTGTCGGAGATGGTCGAGACCACCATCGCAACTTACCGCGGCTCCTCAGAGTACCATGAGATACCTATTGATGAGCTTGTTGTGGGTGACGTAATACGGCTTGTTGCCGGAGATATGATACCCGCCGACGTGCGAATACTCAAAGCAAGGGATCTTTTCGTAAGCCAGTCATCGATGACAGGTGAGAGCGAGCCCGTCGAAAAGTTCTCGAAGATATCAGAAAAGTTATCAAAGAATCCTCTTGACTATGATAATTTGGCATTCATGGGGACCACCGTTGTGAGCGGCTCCGCCATAGCCATCGTGTGTTCGGTCGGGGATTCGACAATATTCGGAGGAATAGCGAAAAAGCTCGTCGCTAAGAAGGAGCCGACAAGCTTTGAGAAAGGAGTATCGTCGGTATCGTGGGTGTTCATACGCTTTATGCTGGTGATGGTGCCTATAGTGCTTTTCATTAACGGTTTCACAAAAGGGGACTGGACGCAGGCCCTTATGTTCGCTTTGTCTGTTGCGATCGGCCTTACGCCGGAAATGCTCCCTCTTATCGTCTCCACAAACCTTGCAAAGGGAGCGGTCTCCATGTCAAAGAAAGACGTGATCGTGAAGGACCTGAACTCCATCCAGAACTTCGGCGCCATGGATATTCTGTGCACCGACAAGACAGGAACGCTCACTTATGACAAGATAATATTGGAGCTCCATCTGAACATAAACGGCGACGAGGATCTGCGAGTATTGCGTCATGCTTACCTCAACAGCTATTATCAAACAGGCCTGAAGACGCAGATGGACATAGCGATTATAGAGCGCGCCATTGCCGAGAATCTGTCGAACGTATTCGAGAAATACAAAAAAGTGGACGAGATCCCTTTTGACTTTAACAGAAGAAGGATGAGCGTCGTCGTATCAGATGGAAAAGGTAAGACCCAGCTTATCACTAAGGGTGCGATAGAGGAGATGCTGATGATATGTTCGGATGCCGAATATAAGGGTGTGTTGGAGCCAATGACGAACAGTCTCAAGGAAGAGATAATGAAGAAGGTCAACGGCTACAACAGAGGCGGGATGCGGGTGCTCGGACTTGCCCATAAGAATAATCCGCCGTCGGCAGGCACATTCAACTCCGACGACGAGACAGGCATGACGCTCATCGGGTATCTGGCCTTCCTTGACCCGCCGAAAAAGAGTGCCGCAGAGGCAATACGCTCTCTGAACGAGTACGGCGTAGGGGTAAAGGTGCTGACCGGGGACAACGATGCGGTCACAAAGTGCATATGCCAGCATATAGGCATACTCTCCGAAACGGTCACTCTGGGGTCGGATATTGAGAACATGGACGACAAGACGCTCAGCGAAGTTGTCGAAAGGTCGGACGTGTTCGCAAAGTTATCTCCCGATCAAAAATCGCGCATCGTGACAACGCTTCGCAAAAACGGTCACACGGTCGGGTTCATGGGTGACGGGATCAACGATGCGACCGCCATGAAGGCGGCGGACGTCGGGATATCTGTGGACACGGCCGTTGATATCGCAAAGGAATCAGCGAACATAATCCTGCTCAAGAAGGACCTGATGGTGCTTGAGAAAGGGGTGATCGAAGGACGCATAATCTATGCGAACACGATCAAATACATCAAGATGACCGCGAGCTCGAATTTCGGGAACATGTTCTCCGTTCTGGTCGCAAGCGTCTTCCTGCCGTTCCTGCCGATGCTAGCGATACAGATACTGATGCTCAATCTGATCTATGATATATCATGTATTGTGATCCCCTGGGACAATGTGGATAAAGAATACCTCAAGGTCCCGAGGAAGTGGGACGCCTCTTCTATAAGCAGATTCATGCTTTGGATAGGCCCGACCAGCTCTGTTTTTGATATTACCACATATATTCTGTTATTCTTCGTTGTATGCCCCGCGGCAATAGGCGGCGCCTACGGTGCTATCGGGGCCGAACAGCAGGCGGCATTCGCAGTGCTGTTCACGACCGGATGGTTCGTCGAATCACTTTGGACGCAGATGTTCGTTGTACACATGATCCGCACGCCGAAGATCCCCTTCCTGCAGAGCCGTGCTTCGCTGCCGCTCCTCCTCGGAACAACAATAGGGATCACCGTAGGCACGGTCATCCCGTATACGGCCGTGGGCGATGCCCTCAACATGTCGCCGCTTCCGGGAATGTTCTATCCTCTCTTGCTGCTGACGATACTCGGGTATATGATACTTGTAACGATCGTGAAGAGGCAGTTCGTAAGAAGATATTCGGAATTGTTGTGA
- a CDS encoding ArsB/NhaD family transporter, with product MDAILVTAAVFLFTYALISMGNVPKLRINRGLAAALGGILLILLGIVPIFDVLGLINFNVIFLLLGMMMLVAGLEFSGFFHIVSNMLVARSGSKVKLLGYVMVLCAVLSAVALNDAIVLIFTPIVIRCCRITDSNPIPYLIGVMFSANIGSLSTAIGNPQNAYIASKAGLSFIQFSAHALPISLVCLPVAFLMIYLIFRKKLSSEEIVPPADIEMEVDRNRLWAVIIILLGALAGFIVSSSIGISTGAIALVAGILALVVVMTRAPKNIVWVAKKVDWRILLFFIGLFIIMGAVEKSGLLAQIASFFPGFGPGETPSLVGVAGFSALLSNLVSNVPGVMLLGSMIPPNDTMLWFALAAFSTLAGNATIIGSAANVIVSERAESHNVHFNFWKFALIGVPVAFVTLLIAIGLLTLMF from the coding sequence TTGGACGCGATACTTGTTACGGCGGCAGTATTCCTCTTCACTTACGCTCTTATTTCAATGGGTAACGTTCCTAAGTTAAGGATCAACCGCGGTCTTGCGGCGGCTCTGGGCGGCATCCTGCTGATCCTGCTCGGCATAGTTCCGATCTTCGATGTGCTCGGTCTCATTAATTTCAACGTGATCTTTCTTCTGCTGGGCATGATGATGCTCGTTGCGGGCCTTGAGTTCTCCGGATTTTTCCACATTGTTTCCAACATGCTTGTGGCGCGTTCGGGAAGCAAGGTGAAATTGCTCGGATACGTCATGGTCCTGTGTGCGGTGCTCTCGGCCGTCGCTCTGAACGATGCTATTGTCCTGATATTCACTCCGATCGTCATAAGATGCTGCCGTATCACCGATTCCAACCCCATCCCTTACCTGATCGGCGTTATGTTCTCCGCGAACATCGGAAGCCTTTCCACAGCTATCGGCAATCCGCAGAACGCATACATCGCCTCCAAGGCGGGGCTCTCCTTCATCCAGTTCTCCGCACACGCTCTCCCGATATCATTGGTGTGTCTGCCGGTAGCATTCTTGATGATATACCTGATATTCAGAAAGAAGCTTTCCTCAGAAGAGATCGTTCCGCCTGCCGACATAGAGATGGAGGTCGACCGCAACAGACTCTGGGCGGTCATTATTATCCTGCTCGGCGCGCTGGCCGGCTTTATCGTTTCAAGCAGTATCGGGATCTCTACCGGAGCAATAGCCCTTGTCGCGGGCATTCTGGCACTTGTAGTAGTTATGACGAGGGCTCCGAAGAACATCGTTTGGGTCGCAAAGAAGGTGGACTGGCGCATTCTTTTGTTCTTCATTGGTCTGTTCATAATAATGGGCGCTGTCGAAAAATCAGGATTGCTGGCTCAGATCGCATCGTTTTTCCCGGGGTTCGGACCGGGCGAGACGCCTTCACTGGTCGGTGTGGCAGGATTCTCAGCGCTTCTTTCCAACCTTGTAAGCAATGTTCCCGGTGTAATGCTTCTCGGAAGTATGATCCCTCCCAATGACACAATGCTTTGGTTCGCTTTGGCTGCATTTTCGACGCTTGCGGGCAACGCAACGATCATCGGCTCCGCCGCCAACGTGATCGTTTCCGAACGCGCAGAGAGCCACAACGTCCATTTCAACTTCTGGAAGTTCGCATTGATAGGTGTTCCGGTCGCTTTCGTGACCTTGCTTATTGCAATCGGCCTTCTTACGCTGATGTTCTGA
- a CDS encoding HAD family hydrolase gives MRKYDLVCFDMDGVLTSIRSSWHWINLCLNINNDDTFFAFVTGQIDQSEFMRRDIARWKEVKPDIRVLDIIRFLQELPLNEGIQETIACLNSSGIKCVIVSGGIDLAARMIKEEFGFDDYAADEICCTANGVLVGEGKLHVDLKDKGITVRHFIEKYGTTKERTVSIGNSHTDIPMFRNSGMSIAFNPTDDSTREAATYVVESKNISDVLDYIIPQEEP, from the coding sequence ATGAGGAAATACGACCTTGTATGCTTCGACATGGATGGAGTCTTGACATCCATAAGGAGCTCGTGGCATTGGATCAACCTGTGCCTTAACATCAATAACGATGATACTTTCTTTGCTTTCGTCACAGGTCAGATCGATCAATCCGAATTCATGAGAAGGGATATAGCCAGATGGAAAGAGGTCAAGCCTGATATCCGGGTTCTGGACATCATAAGATTCCTTCAGGAACTTCCGCTCAACGAGGGGATACAGGAAACGATCGCATGCCTGAACAGCAGCGGAATAAAGTGCGTGATAGTCAGCGGAGGCATTGACCTTGCGGCGAGAATGATCAAAGAAGAATTCGGATTCGACGACTACGCAGCGGACGAGATATGCTGTACTGCCAACGGGGTCCTTGTCGGCGAGGGCAAGCTCCACGTGGATCTGAAAGACAAGGGCATCACGGTCAGACATTTCATCGAAAAGTACGGCACAACGAAGGAAAGGACGGTCTCCATCGGAAATTCGCACACAGACATACCGATGTTCAGGAACTCCGGGATGTCGATAGCTTTCAACCCCACCGACGACTCCACTAGAGAGGCCGCCACGTACGTTGTGGAATCGAAGAACATCTCGGACGTTCTCGATTATATTATTCCGCAGGAAGAGCCTTAA
- a CDS encoding HVO_0476 family zinc finger protein, with translation MKNREMPESLYIKCPDCEDITEHDILKGRMGKDNITGTFRCTECGRVFSDTVRIPRILKVKVLFSDADKTETIDTELESNEILRIGDEFYLEDGRRVCITQIEAIDGKNGKKFQADQIKALWVKQFDVLSVKVSVNDGQKTYSVRTPAEPDDEFATGMILSFENFDTIVHAIKTKEKLIKNGTAEAREITRIYGKMRKKRYEVLDLEEDNDPDGFDFDDD, from the coding sequence ATGAAGAACAGAGAGATGCCGGAGAGTCTGTACATAAAATGTCCCGACTGTGAAGACATCACAGAGCATGATATACTGAAGGGGAGGATGGGTAAGGACAACATCACCGGAACATTCAGGTGCACCGAGTGCGGCAGGGTATTCTCGGATACGGTCAGGATCCCGAGGATCCTGAAGGTGAAGGTGCTTTTCAGCGATGCAGATAAAACAGAGACGATCGATACGGAACTGGAATCGAACGAGATCCTGAGGATCGGCGACGAATTCTATCTCGAGGACGGAAGGAGAGTATGCATCACTCAGATCGAGGCGATCGACGGCAAGAACGGTAAAAAATTCCAAGCGGACCAGATAAAGGCCCTTTGGGTAAAGCAGTTCGATGTGCTCAGCGTCAAGGTGTCCGTCAACGACGGGCAAAAGACATATTCGGTAAGAACTCCCGCAGAGCCGGACGATGAGTTCGCCACAGGCATGATCCTATCCTTCGAGAACTTTGACACTATTGTCCACGCGATAAAAACGAAGGAAAAACTCATCAAGAACGGGACCGCAGAGGCAAGGGAAATCACGAGGATATACGGAAAGATGCGCAAGAAGAGATACGAGGTACTCGATCTCGAAGAGGACAATGATCCCGACGGTTTTGACTTCGACGATGATTAA
- a CDS encoding MBL fold metallo-hydrolase — translation MIKLDVLAIGGLKRDEEGKVYDAFSTSVLIRTDERIIVVDTSTPFMKPAIKTSFKQIGVFPKDIDTIILTHSHHDHIGNNDMFENAEILMHPAEQGNVSGAKPIEINKEILPGVKIVHTPGHTEGSISIFVKADQKYVISGDALPRHGNYEKMTPPMINIDPGLAMESIKMITKYADVIIPGHDPPFLVNR, via the coding sequence ATGATAAAACTGGACGTACTGGCGATCGGGGGTCTCAAAAGAGATGAAGAGGGGAAGGTGTATGATGCGTTCTCCACATCCGTCCTGATACGAACCGATGAAAGGATCATCGTGGTCGACACCAGCACGCCGTTCATGAAGCCTGCGATAAAAACCTCATTCAAGCAGATAGGTGTTTTTCCGAAGGACATTGACACGATAATATTGACGCATTCCCACCACGATCACATCGGAAACAACGACATGTTCGAGAACGCTGAGATCCTAATGCATCCGGCCGAACAAGGCAACGTTAGCGGAGCGAAGCCGATAGAGATAAACAAAGAGATACTCCCCGGAGTGAAGATCGTTCACACACCCGGGCACACGGAAGGTTCGATAAGCATTTTCGTAAAAGCGGATCAGAAGTACGTGATCTCGGGCGACGCATTACCCAGACACGGAAATTATGAGAAAATGACACCACCCATGATCAACATCGACCCCGGCCTGGCGATGGAAAGTATAAAGATGATAACCAAGTATGCCGATGTGATAATACCGGGGCACGACCCCCCCTTCTTGGTGAACAGGTGA
- a CDS encoding AbrB/MazE/SpoVT family DNA-binding domain-containing protein, with protein sequence MDEHIAQALVSGKLQIMIPKKIKDMLNVEEGDYILFFEEDGKVYIDAGKLVRK encoded by the coding sequence ATGGACGAACATATCGCTCAGGCGCTTGTCTCTGGGAAACTTCAGATAATGATACCTAAGAAGATAAAAGATATGTTGAACGTTGAAGAAGGAGATTACATCCTGTTCTTCGAAGAGGACGGGAAAGTTTACATCGATGCAGGGAAACTTGTACGAAAATGA